A segment of the Sphingomonas kaistensis genome:
CGCCACGGTGCTGCTGAGGTTGCCGCACAGGTTGATCGCCGCAATCGCGCCGGGATTGCGGGCGCCGACGTAGCGGGTCGGGATCGACCAGAAGACCGACTGCGCTCCGCCGAGGCCGAACCCGGCGATGACCAGCGCGAGCAGCGCCAGCGGACCGTTCGACAGAATCGCCGCCGCCGTCAGCATGGCCGCGGCCGCCACCACCATCGGCCAGCCGAGGTGACCGTAACGCTCACCCGTGCGGTCCGAATGCCGGGCGTTGACCACCATCCCGGTGCCGATCGCGATCCACGGCAGCGCGCTCAGCACGCCGACCTGCAATGGATCGGCGACGCCCAGCGACTTGATGGCGATCGGCAGCCAGAAGATGATCGCGTTGGCGCCGGTGATGAGGACGAACCAGACCCCCGCTGCAAGCCACAGGATCGGATCGCGCAGCGCTTCGGACAGGCTGGCGTTGGTGCGCACGGTGCTGGTCCGGTCGGCGGCGATCGCATCCTCGATCGCGCGGCGCTCGTCCGGTTTCAGCCAGCGCGCGTCGGCTGGCCGGTCGACGAACAGGAACAAAGCGGCGATGCCCGCCAGCACGGTGATCCCGCCCTCCACCGCGAACATCAGGCGCCACGAAGCGAGGCCGCCGATCTCCAGCTTCATCAGCGCCCCGCACAACGGACCGCCGATGATCACCGAGATGGGGATGGCCAACAGCGTCCCGGCAATGGCCCGCGCCCGGTAACGCTGCGGAAGCCACTGGCTGACGTACCATACGACGCCCGGCGCGAAGCCGCTTTCGAACACGCCGAGCAAAAAGCGCAGGACGTAGAAATGGGTCGGCGTCTGCAGCGCGGCCATGGCGGTCGCGACCAGGCCCCAGCCGATCACGCTGCCAGCGATCCACCGCCGCGGGCCGATCCGCTTCAGCACCTCGGCGCTGGGCAACTGGAACAGCAGGTAGCCGACGAAGAAAATGCCGACGCCGAAGCCGTAGGCCTTGGGGTCGAGACCAATGTCGGCGTTCATTTGAAGCGCCGCGAAGCTGACGTTGACGCGGTCGAGCGAGCTCAGGATGATGCCAACGGTGAGCGGCGCCACCACCCGCGCCATCACCTTCCTGTACAGGCCAAGGTCCACGTCGTTCCTCCAGCCGAAATGCTATGCACCAGAGCAATTATGTGTCAACGCCGATTGTCTGGCTTTTCAACGATTAGGCCCCAGTTATGCAGGAATATGATCCGCTCGCCCCGGAGTCGTTCGACACCCCGCACGAGGTGTTCGCCGACCTCCGCGCGCGCTGCCCCGTGGCCCGCAGCGAGGCGTTCGGCGGGTTCTGGATCGCCACCCGACACGCCGACGTGA
Coding sequences within it:
- a CDS encoding MFS transporter; amino-acid sequence: MDLGLYRKVMARVVAPLTVGIILSSLDRVNVSFAALQMNADIGLDPKAYGFGVGIFFVGYLLFQLPSAEVLKRIGPRRWIAGSVIGWGLVATAMAALQTPTHFYVLRFLLGVFESGFAPGVVWYVSQWLPQRYRARAIAGTLLAIPISVIIGGPLCGALMKLEIGGLASWRLMFAVEGGITVLAGIAALFLFVDRPADARWLKPDERRAIEDAIAADRTSTVRTNASLSEALRDPILWLAAGVWFVLITGANAIIFWLPIAIKSLGVADPLQVGVLSALPWIAIGTGMVVNARHSDRTGERYGHLGWPMVVAAAAMLTAAAILSNGPLALLALVIAGFGLGGAQSVFWSIPTRYVGARNPGAIAAINLCGNLSSTVAPILIGWSVATTGSVAVPVYALSLITIAGAALVLPLRRLALAREAAR